A stretch of Mycobacterium sp. ITM-2016-00316 DNA encodes these proteins:
- a CDS encoding secretion protein EccK — MPLNQTPLGPAAPAAQPVAPVYQQADTTGSTAPAAATNHSTPVTSAPTPTAPPAPAAPTGAPPMPLGNPSTPAPAAPVSPGAGPVGPAVAPASTNQGAAGGAAAPVPISAARAERDAIANAATAGALRHKGPTARQHARHIAAALNVDITDPSLFWITAITSDGQILTANNYGLAYIPEHVHLPEQVRMVTADETIPAQTRGTWATYPLLAVQEWARHHDVTLQAVAGTEENLKGFDLGAARDIITAEDMPPSGKMQGRNRLEVIAPEVATKLAGISASGLTELLPPAPADNTPPADNRINLLLEVCKPLLSANPDRAGAHLKAMVAYADHLQDVALFRAHTAQDAELQRAAIAEWIYWQHISVLSTDALAAMVS; from the coding sequence ATGCCGCTCAACCAGACACCGCTCGGCCCCGCAGCACCGGCGGCTCAGCCGGTCGCACCGGTCTACCAGCAGGCCGACACCACCGGCTCCACGGCACCGGCCGCAGCCACCAACCACAGCACGCCGGTGACCAGCGCCCCGACCCCCACTGCACCACCGGCGCCCGCCGCACCCACCGGCGCCCCACCCATGCCGCTGGGAAACCCGTCCACCCCGGCACCCGCAGCACCCGTCTCGCCCGGCGCAGGACCCGTCGGCCCCGCCGTCGCCCCAGCCTCCACCAACCAGGGCGCCGCCGGCGGAGCCGCAGCGCCGGTACCGATCTCGGCCGCCCGTGCCGAACGCGACGCCATCGCCAACGCCGCCACCGCCGGCGCGCTGCGCCACAAGGGACCCACTGCCCGCCAACACGCCCGCCACATAGCCGCCGCCCTCAACGTCGACATCACCGACCCCAGCCTGTTCTGGATCACCGCCATCACCTCCGATGGCCAGATCCTGACCGCCAACAACTACGGCCTGGCCTACATCCCCGAACACGTACACCTGCCCGAACAGGTCCGCATGGTCACCGCGGACGAAACGATCCCCGCCCAGACTCGCGGCACCTGGGCCACCTATCCCCTACTGGCGGTGCAGGAATGGGCCCGCCACCACGACGTCACACTGCAGGCCGTGGCCGGCACCGAAGAAAACCTCAAGGGCTTCGACCTCGGCGCCGCGCGGGATATCATCACGGCCGAGGACATGCCGCCCAGCGGAAAGATGCAGGGCCGCAACCGGTTAGAAGTCATCGCGCCAGAAGTCGCCACCAAGCTTGCAGGTATCAGTGCCAGCGGGTTGACCGAACTGCTGCCGCCGGCCCCCGCCGACAACACCCCGCCCGCCGACAACAGGATCAACCTGCTGCTGGAGGTCTGCAAACCACTGCTCAGCGCCAACCCCGACCGTGCCGGCGCACACCTCAAGGCGATGGTCGCCTACGCCGACCATCTGCAGGACGTCGCGCTGTTCCGCGCCCACACCGCGCAAGACGCCGAACTGCAGAGGGCCGCCATCGCGGAATGGATTTACTGGCAACACATCAGCGTGCTCAGCACCGACGCGCTCGCCGCAATGGTGAGCTGA
- a CDS encoding cytochrome c oxidase subunit 3, giving the protein MTAPAAPPHQKRIPGESGTWVFLFGDMLVFGAFFVTFLVERAKAPEIFDAARTTLHIGIGVINTLVLLTSSLCVVLALNAMRAGQGRLATKATAAAMAFGILFIALKVYEYTSLGIAGHGPGANDFYLYYFILTGLHLFHVCLGLGALSFVLTQTRRAELGDTRTALVEGAACFWHLVDLLWIFLFALLYLVS; this is encoded by the coding sequence GTGACAGCGCCAGCAGCGCCGCCACACCAGAAGCGAATCCCCGGCGAAAGCGGCACCTGGGTTTTCCTGTTCGGCGACATGCTCGTCTTCGGCGCCTTCTTCGTGACGTTCCTCGTCGAACGCGCCAAAGCCCCAGAGATCTTCGACGCCGCCCGCACCACCCTGCACATCGGTATCGGCGTCATCAATACCCTTGTGCTGCTTACGAGTTCGCTCTGCGTGGTACTCGCTCTCAACGCGATGCGCGCGGGCCAGGGCCGGCTCGCCACCAAGGCCACCGCCGCGGCGATGGCCTTCGGCATCCTGTTCATCGCACTCAAGGTCTACGAATACACCTCGTTGGGCATCGCCGGGCACGGCCCGGGCGCCAACGACTTCTACCTGTACTACTTCATCCTCACCGGGCTACACCTGTTCCATGTGTGCCTCGGCCTCGGCGCGCTGTCCTTCGTCCTTACCCAAACTCGGCGAGCCGAACTCGGCGACACCCGCACCGCACTCGTCGAGGGCGCCGCTTGCTTCTGGCACCTGGTCGACCTGCTGTGGATCTTCCTGTTCGCGCTGCTCTACCTGGTGAGCTGA
- a CDS encoding cytochrome C oxidase subunit IV family protein, giving the protein MIVLNLLKNRAGASWLFLVAATIVSWAVGAEHGTGSLVAVLVLGIAAIKVRLVGLDFMELRHAPIPLRAAFEAYCLGMWALLSALYLWL; this is encoded by the coding sequence ATGATCGTCCTCAACCTGCTGAAGAACCGCGCCGGCGCCAGCTGGTTGTTCCTGGTCGCCGCGACGATCGTGTCCTGGGCCGTCGGCGCCGAACACGGCACCGGCTCCCTGGTCGCCGTCCTGGTCCTGGGCATCGCCGCGATCAAGGTGCGCCTCGTTGGCCTGGACTTCATGGAGCTGCGGCACGCCCCGATTCCGTTGCGGGCTGCGTTCGAGGCGTATTGCCTCGGGATGTGGGCGCTGCTGTCCGCGCTCTACCTCTGGCTCTGA